One window of Trifolium pratense cultivar HEN17-A07 linkage group LG5, ARS_RC_1.1, whole genome shotgun sequence genomic DNA carries:
- the LOC123884249 gene encoding protein BPS1, chloroplastic-like has product MSRSQDPHPSRSIFPFGNPFRMKSHKGSHLSPQLLGVLQGFETTLAERLRKLMPKSKDEILSLSWMTFAIKSLCESHNDIRTLITDLDLPVSVWDDKWVDVYFDISTKLLDICNAFSSELSRLNQGNLPLKCALHHLGPASSKSFIRACSLLDDWRRHINAKNPRIEKCSAVLDGLVGSLDLPKVKNSAKGKVLMQAMYGVKVETVFVCSVFSAAFSGTSKKLLDLDVADVYAWAPAFKSLQNLVNEEIRIRFSSGKFSVLNELEAVDAVVKELYPTIQGDVNTEDKVEQESHLKTVEELGVAAEKLSQGMDLLAKGVDEFFQAVLTSRDTLLSSLRFDKTVNDRVVGRNMDQQVVY; this is encoded by the coding sequence ATGAGTCGTTCACAGGATCCACACCCATCTCGTTCTATCTTCCCTTTTGGAAACCCTTTTCGGATGAAATCACATAAAGGCTCTCACTTGTCTCCACAATTACTTGGAGTACTACAAGGTTTCGAGACAACATTAGCAGAGAGGCTAAGGAAGCTTATGCCTAAAAGCAAGGATGAAATCCTCAGCTTGTCTTGGATGACTTTTGCTATCAAGTCACTTTGTGAATCTCACAATGACATCCGAACTCTTATAACAGATCTTGATCTACCTGTGAGTGTTTGGGATGACAAATGGGTTGATGTCTACTTTGACATAAGTACAAAGTTACTAGACATTTGCAACGCATTTAGTTCTGAGCTTTCACGTTTGAATCAAGGCAACCTTCCTCTTAAGTGTGCCCTGCACCATTTAGGTCCAGCCTCATCAAAGTCGTTTATTCGGGCCTGTTCTTTGCTCGATGATTGGAGGCGACACATCAATGCTAAGAATCCTAGAATTGAGAAATGTAGCGCCGTTTTAGATGGTCTTGTCGGATCACTTGATCTTCCTAAGGTCAAAAATTCTGCTAAGGGTAAGGTTTTGATGCAAGCTATGTATGGAGTCAAGGTGGAGACTGTATTTGTTTGCAGTGTGTTTTCTGCAGCATTCTCTGGCACTTCAAAGAAATTGTTAGACTTGGATGTGGCTGACGTTTATGCATGGGCACCAGCTTTTAAAAGTTTACAGAATCTTGTAAATGAAGAAATTAGGATTAGGTTTTCCAGTGGGAAATTTTCTGTATTGAACGAGTTGGAAGCAGTTGATGCCGTTGTGAAGGAATTATATCCTACTATCCAAGGTGATGTAAATACCGAAGACAAAGTTGAGCAAGAATCGCATCTGAAGACTGTTGAGGAATTAGGCGTGGCTGCAGAGAAGCTTTCCCAAGGAATGGATCTCCTTGCAAAGGGCGTAGATGAGTTCTTCCAAGCTGTTTTGACTAGTCGTGATACTTTGCTATCGTCTCTGAGGTTCGACAAAACTGTAAATGATCGTGTTGTTGGCCGTAACATGGATCAGCAAGTAGTCTACTGA